The sequence CTCAGTGGTGCGTTCCTCTTCACTGCGATCCTTGGCCATGGCATCAGCTCGCAGTTCGGCACTGGCCTCTGCCCCATTCTCATCCTGCTCATTTTCAGCAGGCTCTGCCACATGAGGCGTGCTCATGGCAGTCTTCAGCTCTGCACGGGTCTTCTCCAAGTCTTCTTGTACCATCTGAGCCTTCTGCTGCCATTCCACAGCCTCGCTCTCCTTCTTTTGTCGGGCCATCTCCAGTTGGGAGATCCGAGCTGTCAGCTCTGCCATTTCCAAGGCCAATTGTTCCTGGGTCTTCTTCTGGTCCTGGGAGGCCTGCAACAGGGCCTCCTTGGCCTCTTCAGCTTCTTGACGCTCTTTGGCCAGTTTTTCAGCCTCACTCTGGGCACGCTTTCGCTCCTGTTCAAGTTCCAGAGCCCTGCGGGTCTGTTCTTCCAGTTCTTGTTGAGCCTTCTTAGTCTGTTCCTCGATTTGCTTCAGCTTTTCCATCAGTTCCTCCTTTTCCCATTcaatcttctctttctccttttctgccaTCTCacgtttcttcttttcattttccagcAGAGCACACTCCATCTGCTTCTGGTGCTTCTCCTCCCGAGCCTGTGCCTTCATCTGCTGTACTTCAATGGTGTCGGGCTTGCGACGGCGCATGTATAGCTCATGGTTCTCCATGCACAGAGCCAAGATCCGTTTGTTAATCCGCAGCCGGGGAGCATAGAAAACAAAGTCCGGGGCTTTTTTGTCAATGGGCTTGATGACAAATTTCTTGTCATTGAAAGAGATGTTCCTGATTTCACTCCAGGGGAAGCCTATCTTGGGAGTCAGCCTGTCATTCTGCTCATAGATGTTGAGACCCAGGGCATCCACCCCCAGCCACAGCTCTGAGCCTTTCTTGTTCTTGATGTTGAAGTAGTTCACACCATACATCTCCAGATCCTGGGCAATCTTCAGATACTCCAGGACAGCATCCTCCCTCAGCATGCCCCGGTGCTCCTCATGCCACACCTGGATCCTTTCCTCCCACTGGTCCTTGTTAAGCTTGTGCTGCTCCAGGACCCTCTGTGGCAGCAACTTGTCCCCAGCCAAGTAGCCAGACTTGTGGACTTCCTTATTGAAGTCACCATACTTGGACTGGACAGCATAGGAGGCCAGCAACACAGCAGTCTCAGGTGGGCAGTAAATATCATCATTGAGAATGCCTTCCTTCACTTGCAGGAAGAATAGTCGCTGTGTGATATCCTGGATCAACTCTTCAGATACATCCTCAGGGTAGAACTTGGCCCGGAACTTGAAAAGCAGAGGGCTTTCCTTCCGCACATCCTGGGCAGTCACCTTCTTATTGAGTTTCAACCAAGTAGAGAAACCCTTAGTGTCCTGGTACTGCAGACCAAAAAACCAAACTTCCCTCAGGCCGATAGTTTTCACCACCTGGTCAAACAGCTGCTTGCCGGTGGTGTTGGGCTGGATGGCAAACTCCAGCTCAGCGTCCATGGTGGTCACACGCACATTGATCGTCTTGGGCATGGTGGCGACAAAGGCAGCAGAGTTGGCGAAGTTTGGCCAGGAGCTGTCAGACGGCGCTGAGCACGCAGTACACACGGCTGACTCCGGGGACTGGGGGCTCGGATTGGGTCTCTCTCTAGCGTCGGGACGACTCCATAGGAACTTTAAATGAACTAAATTCTCAAAAGACAGACTGGggggggaggcggcggcggggaagaactgaactgacttggtAGTGCAGTGGGTagggatctgcctgccagtgcggaggacatgagtttgatccctggcctgggaagattccacacgcaactaagcccatgtgccacgactgCTGAACCTAgggcccacatgca comes from Cervus elaphus chromosome 1, mCerEla1.1, whole genome shotgun sequence and encodes:
- the LOC122691663 gene encoding moesin-like — encoded protein: MPKTINVRVTTMDAELEFAIQPNTTGKQLFDQVVKTIGLREVWFFGLQYQDTKGFSTWLKLNKKVTAQDVRKESPLLFKFRAKFYPEDVSEELIQDITQRLFFLQVKEGILNDDIYCPPETAVLLASYAVQSKYGDFNKEVHKSGYLAGDKLLPQRVLEQHKLNKDQWEERIQVWHEEHRGMLREDAVLEYLKIAQDLEMYGVNYFNIKNKKGSELWLGVDALGLNIYEQNDRLTPKIGFPWSEIRNISFNDKKFVIKPIDKKAPDFVFYAPRLRINKRILALCMENHELYMRRRKPDTIEVQQMKAQAREEKHQKQMECALLENEKKKREMAEKEKEKIEWEKEELMEKLKQIEEQTKKAQQELEEQTRRALELEQERKRAQSEAEKLAKERQEAEEAKEALLQASQDQKKTQEQLALEMAELTARISQLEMARQKKESEAVEWQQKAQMVQEDLEKTRAELKTAMSTPHVAEPAENEQDENGAEASAELRADAMAKDRSEEERTTEAEKNERVQKHLKALSSELANARDESKKTANDMIHAENMRLGRDKYKTLRQIRQGNTKQRIDEFESM